Genomic window (Leptospira weilii):
AAGGGAGAGTCCGTTCTTCTTTATGAAAAACAAAATCGTTCCGGGGGATTGATCGGGTCTGTTCCGACTCCTTTCGGACTCGTGGAAACGGCGGCGAACGGAATCTTAAATTCCTATCAACTTGAAGAACTCGCTTCCGCACTCAACTTGGATATTATATCCGCAAAAAAGAACTCGAAAAAAAGATTTATCTGGAAGGACGGAATTCCAAAAAGAATTCCACTTTCCTTTTTGGAACTCTTACGCCTGTTATACGGAGTTTTGACAATACCTGCCGGGATTCGACGGGAGGAATCGGTTTATCAATGGGGGGTTCGTGTTTTGGGAAAAGGTACCGTGGAAAGTTTATTGGAACCGGGCTTCGCGGGAGTATATGCAGGAAATTTAAAGGACATGTCGGCCGAGCTTGTGTTGAGAAGATGGGTTTCTTCGGAAGAATCGCTGTTGAAAAATATTCGGTCGACGATTCGAAAGAAAAAAGCGGAACAAAAGGTAGCGAAGCAAAGAAGAGGAACCGTAAGTTTTCGAGGCGGATTGGGAGAATTCCTAAGCGTGATGGAAGCAAAAATCACATCATCTCCGAATTCCAGGATCTTGTACTCGGAAGAATCCCCTACTCTAAGTTCGCTTAGAAAAAAATATCCGAAGGCAAAAATCGTCCTTGCTTGCGGTTTGGAATCTTCTCTGAGATTATTATCTTCGAGTTTCCCCGTTTTTAAGAGATACCAAAAAATTTGCAAAACGCTTGGAATTGTGACGGTCACTCGTTTCGGAAATCAGCCGCTGCTCGGTAAAAAAACAGGATTTGGAATTCTTTTTCCTCCGGATTCAGGTATACGGGCCCGAGGAGTATTATTGAATTCCTCCATCTTTCCGGGAAGAGCCTCCGAAGGACATTATTCCGAGACGTTTATTTTCGGAGGCGCCTTAGACGCAGACATTGTGAAACTCAAAGAAGACGAGATCGTATCCATCTTGGAAGAAGATCGGAAAAAGATTGCGGCTCAAAACGACGAGCCCATCAATCACTACGTTACGATCTGGAAATCCGCACTTCCGGTATACGACGCCGCGCTTCTCGAATTCAACAGAGAGTTGGATCGTAGTCTGCCGCAAGGGATTTTTGTGGAAGGAAATTTTCGATACGGGATCGGTCTAAGTTCGATTCTAGAAAGGGTTTGGAATATTATGCGAAATGGAAAGTAATTTTCGCTTAGGAGCTGATCGGACATTCTCCCGATTTTAAATTCGGAAAGTATCCCCCTAACTTTTTACAGATACATTCGTTCTTCGGGGATTGAGTGGATTCCAAACCGATTTTTGCCATTGCTTCGATGAATTTCGGATAAATTCCGGGAGCCGGGATTCGATGATACTCGACAATCCCGTTTTCGTAGGCGATTTTTCTGAGCTGTTCTCCAATCTCTTCCAAGGTTTCCAAATGATCGCTTACGAAACTGATCGGATATACGGCAACCCTTTTGATCCCGTTTTTTCCCAATTGTTTGAGCATCGTAATCGTGTTTGGTTCCGTCCATTTCGAAGGCCCTACCCTACTTTGAAAGGAAGTATGACATTTTCCTCGAAATCCTTTTTCATAAAGAAGTTGTTTTAAACTTTCGACGTTGGAATTAATTTCTTCCCTGTATCGATCCCCTTTGTCGATCAAACGGATTGGTATGCCGTGAGCGCTGAAGATCAAGTCGATCGTTTCCCAATTCGACACACTTTGGAAGGAATCGGAGTGTAAAAAGTCCTTCCGGTTTAGTTTGTCTTGAAAAAAATCCAAAATAAGATCCCGAATCGATTCCAAATAGGCTTGTGAAGAATGGAATGGTGCGACCCAGCCTTCGTAACTCACGGGGCAGAATTTTGTCGTTTGTTCCACGAGTTTAGCCGTGCTCAAAACAGTGGATCTGGAAAAGTGGGGATATAAGGGGAGAAGGATATTTCGTTTTGTGGGAATGAGGGAGTCTTGGTTTAATTTTCTAATGTCGGGATAGCCGCAGGTCATCGTGATGTTGCCTTCCCATTCTTCTCCCGTAATTTTTTCGAGGGCTTCGGCAATTGCGGTCGCCTGTTTGGAGGTTTCTAAAACAAGAGGAGAACCGCCTCCGAGTCCCATAGACTTGTAGGTTTGAGCGACTTTCGTAACTCTTTTTTTTGCGACCCATTTTCCTAAAGGTTTTCTGATCCATTCGGGAAGAGGAAGATCGAAAACAAAAGGGTCTTCGAAAAGGTCGATCAGAAATTTTTCGATTTCCGACGCGTCCCGCGGACCGCCTAGATTGATTAATAAGATTCTGTTTTTCAGGAAAAGTACACCTTTAATATAAAAATCCAGTTAGGGACAACTCCACGTTCCATTCTTTTAGATTCATATAATTCTTATAATGACCGAAATATTGAGAGAGAATGTCGTTGTTATTTAATCCGCCTTTTGTCGAAAAATGACCGTCCCCAAAAAGTCTGTGTTCGTTGAGTTTTAGAAACGCTAGATAGTTCCCGAAAATTTTTCCCACTCCTAAGTTGAAATCGATTCCGAAACCGGAAAGATCTCCGATAAAGTTAAGAGATCTTTGATAATGGAAGTCTCGAAAGTGCCCCGTCCAGAAAATACCGGAAAGCGAGGTTTCAAAAAGCCATTCCTTGTTCGAGTATCGATAACCGAGACCTAACGGAAATTCGTAGGTCGAGTACGAAAGACTTAGACCCAAGCCGATTCTATTTAAAAAGATGGGGTTTGAATCGAAGAATTGAAATACGTCGTAGAGAACATATTTCATAAACGTATATTGAAAACCGCCCGTGAGATAAACTCCTTTCCCTTCTTTTCGAAAATCCGGATCACTGTCTCCAAAGTATCTTCTCAAAATAAGAGATTGCCTGTGTTGTATCATCGACAGTCGGCCTTTTCCGTCTGCAAAATTGCGGGATCCGATAAACGTGTAAGGAGTGTCATAGTATGAAAGTTCTCTGGTTGATATTTTGGTTCCTCTTTCGACCGTGGGATCGCCTAGAAAAAAATCCTCGTCTCTCCCTTCTCCCGCATTTATATAACGCCCGGTGGTTTTTAGATTTAGATCGGCCTCCCATTTTTGCCAACGAAGAGTAAACCCGAGTCCGCCATAGTTAAAATCCCTTGCGTATGTGATTCTCGAACCTCCTCGCAGACCTGAAAGATTCGGGTATTTGGTGCCGGTTTCAAAAATATTATCCCCGCCGTTTCGCCCCGCGAGTATAGTAAGAGAGGACTGTTGGAGCAGTTTTTTTAAAAATGTTTCCTCTGGTACCGCCTGCTTTTCTTTTTCCTGAAATGATTTCGGAGGCTCTCCGGAGGATGTTTGCGCGTAGATCGAGCCGATCTGTAAAAAGGGACCGATAAGAATTAAAAAAATCTTGAGCGTATGTTTTTGTATTTTCATGAGCTTACTTTTGTTTTTTCGTTGGGACTACAGCTAAGGGTGCAATCATTTCACCCCGAATAGTACTAAGAAGTCAAGACAGGTTAACAGCCCTACCCTACCTACGCAATTCAGTTTTTAACGTTGCGAAATCGATGGGACATAGTATTGATTTGACAGTGCGCTTGTGTTTGTGCGATTCTGGCCCCGAGACTTCTTTTTTCATGAGTTCCAAAACTCTAACAACCCGGCAGATTTTAGAGGAGTTTGAAATTTTCTCCGAGGAAGAATTTTTGTCCAAGGTGAAGGAATGGAAAATCCCGGCTTCGGGGAAAGGGAAATTTGAACGTGAAGTAATAGAAAAATATTTTCAAAAAACCGATAAACACGTTTACGATTCCGCGATTATAGCCGTTTCCAACCAGAAAGGCGGAGAAGGTAAAACCACCGTTTCCGTTTGTTTAGCCGAGGCTCTTTCCAAATCGGCTCCTGTGCTTCTTGTGGATTGGGACGCACAGGCGAATATCACTCAGCTGTTTTTCGGTTCTGTGGAAAAATCGGTTTTCCATTCCTTGGGTTACAGGGGCGAGGAGCCTATACCTGCAAAAGATCTATTGGTTCAACTCACGCCGGGTTTGGATCTTTTGCCCTCTTCCATTCATCTCGCGAACTTTACGACTCCGTATGAAAGGGATGATTTCGAACTTTTAAAAGATGCGCTCAAGCCAGTTCGCTCCGCGTATAAGTATATTATTATTGATTGTCCTCCGTCTCTTGGGTTGATTTTAGAGAACGCGTTGATTGCGGCCGATCACGTTCTGATTCCGATTCAGACTCGTGCTTTTAGTGTTCAAGGTTTGAAGGATTTGCATTCCACGATTCTAAAAATAAAAAAGAAAGCGAATCCGTCTCTCAATCTTTTAGGGGCCGTTCTCAACCAATACGAAGACGCCCGCGCACTCGCGGGACTGGCGGATGCAATCCGAAAATATTTCGAGGTTTTCGATACGGTTGTCTACAGAAGAGAGTCGATTCCTCAGGCTCAGGCCAAGAAAAAACTTTTAGGGGAATACGATAGCAAGGTTATGCAGATGTTTTCTTCTTTGGCGGATGAATTGATAGAGAGGATTTCAAATGGCTAAACGTTCTGATTTTGCGGGTATGGACCTTCTTACCGCGTTCGGAGAAAAAGAATCCTCAAAGGCGGAGATACAGGTTTCGGATATAGTTCCGAATCCATCCCAACCGCGCGTGTTCGGAA
Coding sequences:
- the hemH gene encoding ferrochelatase; protein product: MKNRILLINLGGPRDASEIEKFLIDLFEDPFVFDLPLPEWIRKPLGKWVAKKRVTKVAQTYKSMGLGGGSPLVLETSKQATAIAEALEKITGEEWEGNITMTCGYPDIRKLNQDSLIPTKRNILLPLYPHFSRSTVLSTAKLVEQTTKFCPVSYEGWVAPFHSSQAYLESIRDLILDFFQDKLNRKDFLHSDSFQSVSNWETIDLIFSAHGIPIRLIDKGDRYREEINSNVESLKQLLYEKGFRGKCHTSFQSRVGPSKWTEPNTITMLKQLGKNGIKRVAVYPISFVSDHLETLEEIGEQLRKIAYENGIVEYHRIPAPGIYPKFIEAMAKIGLESTQSPKNECICKKLGGYFPNLKSGECPISS
- the hemG gene encoding protoporphyrinogen oxidase gives rise to the protein MNTQPPDHIVVGTGFTGLLYATLAVLKGESVLLYEKQNRSGGLIGSVPTPFGLVETAANGILNSYQLEELASALNLDIISAKKNSKKRFIWKDGIPKRIPLSFLELLRLLYGVLTIPAGIRREESVYQWGVRVLGKGTVESLLEPGFAGVYAGNLKDMSAELVLRRWVSSEESLLKNIRSTIRKKKAEQKVAKQRRGTVSFRGGLGEFLSVMEAKITSSPNSRILYSEESPTLSSLRKKYPKAKIVLACGLESSLRLLSSSFPVFKRYQKICKTLGIVTVTRFGNQPLLGKKTGFGILFPPDSGIRARGVLLNSSIFPGRASEGHYSETFIFGGALDADIVKLKEDEIVSILEEDRKKIAAQNDEPINHYVTIWKSALPVYDAALLEFNRELDRSLPQGIFVEGNFRYGIGLSSILERVWNIMRNGK
- a CDS encoding putative porin, giving the protein MKIQKHTLKIFLILIGPFLQIGSIYAQTSSGEPPKSFQEKEKQAVPEETFLKKLLQQSSLTILAGRNGGDNIFETGTKYPNLSGLRGGSRITYARDFNYGGLGFTLRWQKWEADLNLKTTGRYINAGEGRDEDFFLGDPTVERGTKISTRELSYYDTPYTFIGSRNFADGKGRLSMIQHRQSLILRRYFGDSDPDFRKEGKGVYLTGGFQYTFMKYVLYDVFQFFDSNPIFLNRIGLGLSLSYSTYEFPLGLGYRYSNKEWLFETSLSGIFWTGHFRDFHYQRSLNFIGDLSGFGIDFNLGVGKIFGNYLAFLKLNEHRLFGDGHFSTKGGLNNNDILSQYFGHYKNYMNLKEWNVELSLTGFLY
- a CDS encoding ParA family protein produces the protein MSSKTLTTRQILEEFEIFSEEEFLSKVKEWKIPASGKGKFEREVIEKYFQKTDKHVYDSAIIAVSNQKGGEGKTTVSVCLAEALSKSAPVLLVDWDAQANITQLFFGSVEKSVFHSLGYRGEEPIPAKDLLVQLTPGLDLLPSSIHLANFTTPYERDDFELLKDALKPVRSAYKYIIIDCPPSLGLILENALIAADHVLIPIQTRAFSVQGLKDLHSTILKIKKKANPSLNLLGAVLNQYEDARALAGLADAIRKYFEVFDTVVYRRESIPQAQAKKKLLGEYDSKVMQMFSSLADELIERISNG